Proteins encoded within one genomic window of Trichocoleus sp. FACHB-46:
- the gcvH gene encoding glycine cleavage system protein GcvH, producing MAFEYPDDLKYLDSHEYVRLDGDIATIGISAFAVDQLGDIVFLELPEIGDKLVKGETFGTVESVKAVEDLNAPVTGTVIERNTTMVDAPEQVAEDPYGEGWLLKIRIDESEELDEVLTAEEYRQQVEGA from the coding sequence ATGGCCTTTGAATATCCCGATGATCTAAAGTATCTAGACAGCCATGAGTACGTGCGTTTAGATGGCGATATCGCTACGATTGGTATTAGCGCCTTTGCCGTCGATCAACTGGGTGACATTGTATTTCTAGAGCTACCTGAGATTGGTGACAAGCTAGTCAAGGGAGAGACCTTTGGTACGGTTGAGTCAGTCAAGGCTGTTGAAGATCTCAATGCTCCGGTGACAGGGACTGTAATTGAGCGCAACACAACAATGGTGGATGCGCCGGAACAAGTTGCAGAAGATCCCTACGGTGAAGGTTGGCTGCTGAAGATTCGGATTGATGAATCGGAAGAATTAGATGAAGTCCTGACGGCTGAAGAATACCGCCAACAAGTCGAAGGCGCATAA
- a CDS encoding alpha/beta hydrolase — translation MKSKTLKRLVLGEFSVKRFVCSTLLIYAVLCFYAFFLSDRQIFQPQPTSYQDTQTTLKLKTADNVLISAIYLPNPQAQYTILYSHGNAEDLGDIEATLTMIHEAGFAVFAYDYRGYGTSQGQPSEQHAYQDADTAYTYLTQKLKVPANRVIALGRSVGGGVAVDLATRKPLAGLIVESSFVTAFRVVTRVPIVPFDKLANIAKIRRIQCPILIVHGTADEIIPFQHGEQLFQAARSPKQSFWVEDANHDDLVEVAGPRYAQQLQAFAQLVKNSEATSK, via the coding sequence ATGAAGTCAAAAACACTCAAACGGCTGGTATTGGGTGAGTTTTCAGTTAAGCGCTTCGTCTGCTCCACCCTGTTGATCTATGCGGTTCTATGCTTTTACGCCTTCTTTTTGAGCGATCGCCAAATTTTTCAACCACAACCCACTAGCTACCAGGATACCCAAACGACTCTGAAGCTGAAAACCGCCGATAATGTCTTAATTTCAGCGATTTATCTGCCCAATCCTCAGGCCCAGTACACCATTCTCTACAGTCATGGCAACGCCGAAGATTTAGGGGATATTGAGGCAACGCTGACCATGATTCACGAAGCTGGTTTTGCCGTGTTTGCTTACGATTACCGAGGCTATGGTACCAGCCAAGGTCAGCCTTCCGAGCAACATGCTTACCAAGATGCCGATACTGCTTATACCTATCTGACCCAAAAGCTCAAAGTCCCAGCGAATCGGGTTATTGCTTTAGGTCGCTCAGTTGGAGGTGGTGTTGCCGTTGATTTAGCGACTCGTAAACCTCTGGCTGGCTTGATTGTGGAAAGCTCTTTTGTCACTGCTTTCCGCGTGGTTACTCGCGTTCCAATTGTCCCGTTCGACAAACTTGCCAATATTGCCAAAATTCGCCGCATCCAATGCCCAATTTTGATTGTGCATGGCACTGCCGATGAAATCATCCCGTTTCAGCATGGAGAGCAGCTATTTCAGGCGGCGCGCTCTCCTAAGCAAAGTTTTTGGGTCGAGGATGCTAACCATGACGACCTAGTAGAGGTGGCTGGCCCGAGATATGCCCAGCAGTTACAAGCATTTGCTCAACTGGTAAAAAATTCGGAGGCAACATCTAAGTAG
- the pyk gene encoding pyruvate kinase — MQLRNSPRRTKIVATIGPATSSPEVLRALIEAGATTLRLNFSHGTHEDHQRSIRLIRQISFELNQPVGILQDLQGPKIRLGRFEDGSITLKRGDRFTLTSHAVPGTHEISSVTYEPLAEEVPEGATILLDDGKVEMRVEKVDRDRKELHCEVVVGGVLSNNKGVNFPGVYLSIKALTDKDRKDLMFGLDQGVDWIALSFVRNPQDVLEIKELISNAGKQVPVIAKIEKHEAIEQMEDVLCLCDGVMVARGDLGVELPAEDVPILQKRLIATANRLGIPVITATQMLDSMVNNPRPTRAEISDVANAILDGTDAVMLSNETAVGKYAIEAVATMARIAIRTEQEQIRRNLDSDGRSIPNAISQAVARIAEQLNASAIMTLTKTGATARNVSKFRPHTPILAVTPHVDVARQLQLVWGVKPLLVLDLPSTGQTFQAALNVAQEKELLSEGNLVVMTAGTLQGVSGSTDLIKVEVVTAVLGKGIGIGQGSVSGRARVAHASNEVSNFNPGDILVTSCTSVDYVEMIRKAAGIITEDDSLTSHAAVIGLRLGVPVIVGVKNATEIIRDGAILTLDTHRGLVYSGAVGAAQTDSAITV, encoded by the coding sequence ATGCAACTGCGTAACTCTCCGCGTCGGACAAAAATCGTCGCAACGATTGGCCCCGCCACTAGTAGCCCAGAAGTTCTACGCGCCCTGATTGAAGCGGGTGCAACTACTCTGCGTCTTAACTTTTCTCATGGGACGCATGAAGATCATCAACGCAGCATTCGGCTGATTCGGCAGATTTCTTTTGAGCTGAATCAACCTGTCGGAATTTTGCAAGATCTCCAAGGACCCAAAATTCGTTTAGGCCGCTTTGAAGACGGTTCTATTACTCTTAAGCGTGGCGATCGCTTCACATTGACTAGTCACGCTGTTCCTGGCACCCATGAAATCAGCTCTGTGACGTACGAGCCACTAGCCGAGGAAGTGCCTGAAGGTGCCACTATTCTGCTCGACGACGGCAAAGTGGAAATGCGAGTCGAGAAGGTAGACCGCGATCGCAAAGAATTGCATTGCGAAGTTGTAGTCGGTGGCGTCCTTTCCAACAACAAAGGCGTCAATTTTCCAGGAGTTTATCTGTCGATCAAGGCATTGACCGATAAAGACCGTAAAGATTTGATGTTTGGGCTTGATCAAGGAGTTGATTGGATCGCCCTCAGTTTTGTCCGCAATCCCCAGGATGTGTTGGAGATCAAAGAATTAATTTCCAACGCAGGTAAGCAAGTCCCGGTAATCGCCAAGATTGAGAAGCACGAAGCCATTGAGCAGATGGAAGATGTTCTTTGCCTCTGTGATGGCGTGATGGTAGCGCGGGGTGATTTGGGCGTAGAGCTACCTGCCGAAGATGTCCCCATTTTGCAAAAGCGGCTGATTGCCACAGCCAATCGGTTGGGTATTCCGGTGATCACCGCTACCCAGATGCTAGATAGCATGGTGAACAATCCACGTCCCACTCGCGCTGAGATTTCGGACGTAGCCAACGCCATTCTGGATGGTACAGATGCCGTTATGTTGTCGAACGAAACCGCAGTTGGTAAGTATGCCATTGAAGCGGTGGCAACGATGGCCCGGATTGCGATTCGTACCGAGCAAGAGCAGATTCGCCGCAACCTCGACAGTGACGGGCGATCGATCCCCAATGCGATTAGCCAAGCAGTTGCTCGCATTGCCGAACAGCTAAATGCCTCTGCGATTATGACGCTGACCAAAACGGGAGCCACAGCTCGCAACGTTTCTAAATTTCGGCCTCATACCCCCATTTTGGCCGTTACCCCTCATGTCGATGTGGCACGACAGTTGCAACTAGTTTGGGGCGTCAAACCCCTGCTAGTTCTGGACTTACCTTCTACTGGGCAAACCTTCCAGGCCGCGCTCAACGTCGCTCAAGAGAAAGAGCTGCTCTCTGAAGGTAATTTGGTGGTCATGACTGCTGGTACCCTGCAAGGGGTATCTGGTTCCACCGACCTAATTAAGGTGGAAGTGGTAACGGCTGTCTTGGGCAAAGGGATCGGTATTGGTCAAGGCTCAGTCAGTGGGCGTGCGCGGGTGGCTCACGCGAGTAATGAAGTCAGCAACTTCAACCCGGGCGACATTTTAGTCACCTCCTGCACCAGTGTTGATTATGTGGAGATGATTCGCAAAGCCGCTGGGATCATCACTGAAGACGATAGTTTGACCAGCCACGCCGCAGTGATTGGCTTACGTTTAGGGGTACCCGTGATTGTTGGGGTCAAGAATGCGACCGAAATTATTCGAGATGGCGCCATTCTGACTCTCGATACCCATCGGGGTTTAGTTTACTCCGGTGCTGTGGGAGCTGCTCAGACTGACTCAGCGATTACGGTTTAA
- a CDS encoding COP23 domain-containing protein yields MVLLQSQGNSQGRFKLTFLTFKATSLATGAVVFLGGGLFAGMTGSAIAATPTSSGSASKDIQVQTEAENSESTPTTNPSSGSTQTSVANRPRFTCEMLNGQYTVVYHPESRPSESYPWATPSQLGGGWTPQARCQEISRRLELYRPDGLQEMRTAVENNYNTVCVTTEKNSSCRIVLTVPPNQDPLTTRDRVFQNLTIADSGQQTQAANTFVGSSRVGNSRVDGSSRGGDKLDELVNLGASLLGGRQERSSNINLRPFLDPADGGTGSKLGQGMSTRNNPRLNPANFR; encoded by the coding sequence ATGGTGTTATTGCAATCTCAAGGTAATTCTCAAGGTCGTTTCAAGCTAACGTTTCTTACTTTTAAGGCTACAAGTTTGGCTACAGGAGCTGTGGTGTTCTTAGGTGGTGGGTTGTTCGCAGGGATGACTGGTAGTGCGATCGCTGCCACACCTACCAGTTCCGGATCAGCATCAAAGGATATTCAAGTACAAACAGAGGCTGAAAATTCGGAGTCTACACCTACGACAAACCCAAGTAGCGGCTCTACTCAAACTAGCGTGGCAAATAGACCCCGCTTTACTTGTGAAATGCTCAACGGCCAGTACACGGTGGTTTATCACCCAGAGAGCCGTCCTAGCGAATCCTATCCCTGGGCGACACCCAGCCAACTAGGCGGTGGTTGGACTCCTCAAGCTCGTTGTCAAGAAATCAGTCGCCGTTTAGAACTCTACCGTCCTGATGGCCTACAGGAAATGCGAACGGCGGTGGAAAATAACTACAACACAGTTTGTGTTACCACCGAGAAAAATTCTAGTTGTCGGATTGTTCTGACAGTCCCGCCAAATCAAGACCCACTGACCACTCGCGATCGCGTCTTCCAAAACTTGACAATTGCTGACAGCGGCCAACAAACTCAAGCAGCTAACACGTTTGTAGGTAGCAGTCGTGTAGGCAATAGCCGTGTAGACGGCAGCAGCCGGGGAGGTGACAAGCTGGACGAATTGGTTAACTTAGGTGCCTCGCTTCTAGGCGGGCGGCAGGAGCGCTCTAGCAACATCAACTTGCGGCCCTTCCTTGATCCCGCTGATGGTGGAACAGGCAGCAAGCTAGGTCAAGGTATGTCTACTCGCAACAATCCTCGCCTCAATCCAGCCAATTTTCGTTAG
- the crtR gene encoding beta-carotene hydroxylase gives MSEAVKPLTVPKELMGPPGQFNPTLLMFLAAVAIEILSILGYWCWEWLDWCCFSMTVIALHMVGTVIHDASHNVAHRNRIINAVMGHGSALMLGFSFPVFTRVHMQHHANVNDPDNDPDHFVSTGGPLWFIAARFMYHEIFFFRRRLWRKSELLEWFLARLAVGALIYTACQHDFLGYIFNFWFVPLAVVGLALGLFFDYLPHRPFQERDRWKNARVYPNRILNLLIMGQNYHLIHHLWPSIPWYNYQPAYYATQPLLDAKGCHQSLGLSKTKDFWHFVYDVFLGIRFHRPRSLESSEVNTPISQASPANSSLEVAQGLEVHS, from the coding sequence ATGTCGGAGGCAGTAAAGCCCCTGACAGTGCCGAAGGAGTTAATGGGTCCTCCGGGTCAATTTAACCCGACGCTGCTAATGTTCCTGGCAGCGGTAGCCATAGAAATCCTATCGATACTGGGTTACTGGTGTTGGGAATGGCTTGACTGGTGCTGCTTTAGCATGACTGTCATTGCTCTACATATGGTGGGGACGGTGATTCATGATGCATCCCACAATGTGGCACATCGCAATCGCATCATCAATGCCGTCATGGGGCATGGTAGTGCCTTAATGCTGGGTTTTTCTTTCCCAGTCTTTACGCGCGTGCACATGCAGCACCATGCCAATGTGAATGATCCAGACAATGACCCCGATCACTTTGTTTCGACCGGGGGGCCGCTCTGGTTTATTGCGGCTCGTTTCATGTACCACGAAATTTTCTTTTTCCGCCGTCGGTTATGGCGGAAGTCCGAGTTATTGGAGTGGTTTCTCGCTCGCCTAGCCGTCGGTGCTCTAATTTACACAGCCTGCCAGCACGACTTTCTGGGCTACATTTTCAATTTTTGGTTTGTGCCTCTGGCAGTTGTAGGCTTAGCTCTGGGCTTATTCTTTGACTATTTGCCCCACCGACCTTTTCAGGAGCGCGATCGCTGGAAGAACGCTAGAGTCTACCCCAACCGGATTCTGAACCTGCTGATTATGGGTCAGAACTACCATCTGATCCATCATCTGTGGCCTTCTATTCCCTGGTACAACTATCAGCCTGCTTACTATGCCACTCAGCCTTTGTTAGACGCTAAGGGTTGCCACCAATCGCTGGGTTTATCAAAGACTAAAGACTTTTGGCACTTTGTGTACGATGTCTTCCTAGGCATTCGTTTTCACCGCCCGCGATCGCTGGAGTCTTCAGAGGTAAACACTCCTATAAGCCAAGCTAGCCCAGCCAACAGTAGCTTAGAGGTAGCTCAGGGCTTGGAAGTTCACAGTTGA
- the aroH gene encoding chorismate mutase has protein sequence MEWRVRAIRGATTASENTAEAIREAVAELLDELEAHNQLDPEEIISATFSVTRDLDAIFPASVARDRPRWQNVPLIDVQQMHVEGSLERCIRFLIHFNTPNPHVEIYHPYLRQAKSLRPDWILAQTGLASPVVKSHR, from the coding sequence GTGGAATGGAGAGTTCGGGCAATTCGTGGTGCAACAACTGCCTCAGAAAATACGGCTGAGGCAATTCGAGAAGCAGTCGCTGAGCTGTTAGATGAGCTAGAAGCTCATAATCAACTCGATCCAGAAGAAATTATCAGTGCGACGTTCTCAGTTACCCGCGACTTGGACGCCATCTTTCCGGCTTCAGTAGCGCGTGATCGTCCCCGTTGGCAGAATGTCCCTTTGATAGATGTGCAACAAATGCACGTTGAAGGCAGTTTGGAGCGTTGCATTCGCTTCCTGATTCATTTCAATACTCCAAATCCGCACGTCGAAATCTATCATCCCTATCTGCGTCAAGCCAAGAGCTTAAGACCCGATTGGATCTTGGCTCAAACAGGCTTGGCATCGCCCGTCGTTAAGTCTCATCGTTAA
- the sppA gene encoding signal peptide peptidase SppA, with translation MIWPFKPRSRKQIARIEVSGAIAGATRKRVLEALKTVEEREFPALLLRIDSPGGTVGDSQEIYSALKRLSEKIKIVASFGNISASGGVYIGMGANYIVANPGTITGSIGVILRGNNLERLLEKVGVSFKVIKSGPYKDILAFDRELTEPEAHILQSLIDTSYLQFVQTVADARKLAVDTVKSFADGRVFTGEQAQELGLVDRLGTEEDARRWAAELAGLDPEKTRCYNLEERKPFWSRVVPSTSQTRLGVRASLDWMEFELSTSGLPLWLYRP, from the coding sequence ATGATTTGGCCTTTCAAGCCTCGGTCTCGAAAACAAATTGCTCGCATTGAAGTCTCAGGGGCGATCGCAGGAGCGACACGCAAGCGAGTTTTAGAAGCTCTCAAAACCGTAGAAGAAAGAGAATTTCCCGCTCTGCTCCTACGAATTGATAGCCCTGGTGGCACTGTCGGAGACTCCCAAGAAATCTACAGCGCCCTCAAACGTCTGAGTGAAAAAATCAAAATTGTTGCCAGCTTCGGCAATATTTCTGCATCGGGTGGCGTTTATATTGGCATGGGCGCAAATTACATTGTCGCCAATCCGGGTACCATCACTGGCAGCATTGGGGTAATTCTCCGGGGCAATAACTTAGAGCGTCTTCTAGAAAAAGTAGGCGTTTCCTTCAAAGTGATCAAATCTGGTCCCTACAAAGATATTTTGGCTTTTGACCGAGAGCTGACAGAGCCAGAAGCCCATATTTTGCAATCGTTGATTGACACAAGCTATCTACAGTTTGTGCAGACTGTTGCTGACGCCCGTAAGCTGGCGGTGGATACAGTTAAAAGCTTTGCAGATGGGAGAGTTTTCACAGGTGAGCAAGCTCAAGAACTAGGGCTTGTAGATCGCCTAGGAACCGAAGAAGATGCTCGTCGCTGGGCGGCAGAACTTGCAGGTCTTGATCCAGAAAAAACTCGTTGCTACAACTTGGAAGAACGTAAGCCCTTCTGGAGCCGTGTCGTTCCTAGTACGAGTCAAACTCGCTTGGGAGTGAGAGCCAGCCTCGATTGGATGGAGTTTGAGTTATCTACCAGTGGTCTACCTTTGTGGCTTTACCGACCTTAG
- a CDS encoding DMT family transporter, with protein MHLRPSESKLPVAPLLLIAPFFLWGTAMVAMKGVIPQTTPMFLAGVRLVPAGMMILVVAAMMRRPQPRGWAAWLGILSFALVDGALFQGFLAEGLTRTTAGLGSVMIDSQPLAVALLACWLFGEHIGLWGWLGLGLGVLGISLLGLPDEWIWGLLQGRLAIASLPSASELLHQLFQNGEWLMLLAALSMAVGTVMARLVFRYADPVTATGWHMILGGLPLFAFSSLWESEQWVHLDFSGWMALSYSTVFGSAIAYGLFFYFASSGSLTSLSALTFLTPVFALLFGNLFLAEVLSPLQWFGVGLTLVSIYLINQREAIARKLQGATASKPVSLLEETAAATVELLPQSGGNISDVTRVPLQITDAESKILQ; from the coding sequence ATGCACCTAAGACCCTCTGAATCAAAGTTACCCGTAGCACCACTCCTCTTGATTGCGCCCTTTTTTCTCTGGGGCACGGCGATGGTAGCGATGAAAGGAGTCATTCCGCAGACTACCCCTATGTTTTTAGCAGGGGTGCGCTTGGTGCCTGCGGGGATGATGATTTTAGTGGTCGCAGCGATGATGCGACGACCGCAACCACGGGGTTGGGCGGCTTGGCTCGGAATTCTGAGTTTTGCCTTGGTGGATGGCGCTTTATTTCAAGGCTTTTTAGCAGAAGGATTGACTCGTACCACTGCGGGTTTAGGGTCAGTCATGATTGACTCTCAACCTTTAGCTGTGGCTCTGCTGGCCTGTTGGCTGTTTGGCGAACACATTGGCTTGTGGGGTTGGCTCGGTTTAGGCTTAGGCGTGCTGGGTATTAGCTTGCTAGGGCTACCCGATGAATGGATTTGGGGATTACTGCAAGGACGTTTGGCGATCGCTTCCTTACCTTCAGCCTCAGAACTATTACACCAGCTGTTTCAGAATGGCGAATGGTTGATGCTTTTAGCGGCTCTGTCTATGGCCGTAGGCACCGTCATGGCTCGTTTGGTCTTTCGCTATGCTGATCCAGTCACAGCTACTGGGTGGCATATGATATTGGGAGGTCTGCCACTTTTTGCGTTTTCATCGCTGTGGGAGTCCGAGCAGTGGGTGCATCTCGATTTTTCTGGGTGGATGGCATTGAGCTACTCCACTGTCTTTGGTAGTGCGATCGCTTATGGCTTGTTCTTTTACTTTGCCTCTAGCGGTAGCCTAACCAGCTTGAGCGCTTTGACATTTCTGACACCTGTGTTTGCCTTACTGTTTGGTAATTTATTCCTAGCAGAAGTCCTTAGCCCTTTGCAGTGGTTTGGGGTGGGTCTGACCTTGGTTAGCATTTATCTGATCAATCAGCGTGAGGCGATCGCCCGAAAGCTTCAGGGTGCTACTGCATCAAAACCGGTGTCCCTACTTGAGGAAACTGCCGCTGCAACTGTAGAACTATTACCTCAATCTGGCGGTAATATCAGCGATGTTACGAGGGTGCCTCTGCAAATTACCGACGCGGAATCTAAAATTTTGCAGTAA
- a CDS encoding HEAT repeat domain-containing protein, protein MGLFMTLYRSTLLLLTCVTFLGVISEPARSYAGVRSRASAPEAPSPLLLASSLNLAQSPPIEGASASASTTASSSPSSITPGTTLQPGAQGAAVKELQTTLKLLGYFDGAADGTYSQSTETAVLNFQKAIGLSPDGVAGPSTLSRLQELQSAKTEAPKPTPTPAQEAKSAGPQRSWLGWLVGVIAIAAIGTGILYLLLRASGQSKQPKTLAGRESSPPSLSGADANPVEPSVSSPHTPVVEVSSNGHSVPAIAVDGKQSEASSETSNSESLPVRETTRLAKINIVEELVKDLRSPDPAKRRKAIWELGQRGDTQAVQPLVDLMIDSDSKQRSLILASLSEIGVRTLKPMNRALAISLQDENPEVRKNAIRDITRIYDLVGQISQLLRHATEDPDAEVQETARWALNQVNRIKTIANVENVPALKNSVSPPESLPESPSDP, encoded by the coding sequence TTGGGTTTATTTATGACGCTCTACCGCTCCACTTTACTCCTGCTTACCTGTGTCACTTTCCTCGGTGTCATCTCTGAGCCAGCAAGGAGTTACGCGGGAGTCCGCTCTAGGGCATCTGCACCTGAGGCTCCTAGCCCTCTCTTACTCGCTAGCTCACTTAACTTAGCCCAATCCCCACCTATCGAGGGTGCTTCAGCCAGTGCATCCACAACTGCTAGCTCGTCCCCTAGCAGCATTACGCCTGGCACAACTCTGCAACCTGGTGCCCAAGGGGCAGCAGTGAAAGAGTTGCAAACCACCCTGAAGCTTTTAGGCTACTTTGATGGCGCTGCCGATGGAACTTACAGTCAAAGTACTGAGACTGCTGTTTTAAATTTTCAAAAAGCGATCGGTCTCAGTCCAGATGGGGTTGCAGGTCCAAGCACGCTCTCTCGCCTACAAGAGTTACAGAGCGCTAAAACTGAGGCTCCGAAACCAACTCCAACCCCCGCTCAAGAGGCTAAATCTGCTGGACCGCAACGGAGTTGGTTAGGTTGGTTGGTGGGTGTAATCGCGATCGCAGCCATTGGAACTGGAATTTTATATTTGTTGCTAAGGGCGAGCGGCCAGTCGAAACAACCGAAGACTTTAGCAGGTCGCGAATCTTCCCCGCCCAGCTTATCTGGAGCAGACGCTAATCCCGTAGAGCCGTCAGTTTCTAGTCCTCATACTCCTGTCGTGGAGGTGAGCAGCAATGGCCACAGTGTTCCAGCGATCGCGGTTGATGGCAAGCAGTCAGAGGCATCTAGTGAAACCTCTAATTCCGAGTCGTTGCCTGTCCGAGAAACCACACGACTAGCCAAAATCAATATTGTTGAGGAATTGGTTAAGGATCTACGCAGCCCAGATCCTGCTAAGCGGCGGAAGGCCATTTGGGAACTCGGGCAACGGGGCGATACTCAGGCAGTACAGCCGTTAGTCGACTTAATGATTGACTCTGACTCTAAGCAACGCAGCTTAATTTTGGCTTCCTTGTCGGAGATTGGCGTACGGACCCTGAAGCCGATGAATCGAGCTTTAGCGATTTCCTTGCAAGATGAAAATCCAGAAGTACGGAAAAATGCGATCCGCGACATCACCCGGATTTATGATCTGGTCGGCCAAATTAGCCAACTGCTGCGTCATGCGACAGAAGATCCGGATGCAGAAGTACAAGAGACAGCACGTTGGGCACTCAATCAAGTGAACCGGATTAAGACGATTGCCAATGTGGAGAACGTCCCAGCGCTGAAAAATTCTGTGAGTCCCCCAGAAAGCTTACCTGAGAGTCCCTCCGATCCATAA
- a CDS encoding glycosyltransferase family 4 protein, whose protein sequence is MGAIISLDSPLKLLFVSTSVGPLGSGLGGGVELTLHNIAQELMSRGHSLQILAPTGSSLRTLPIIEIAGELQTTAQTQLRTDPIVMPGAAVLANMWDYARRVVPDYDLLVNFAYDWLPFYLTPFFPRPIAHLVSMGSLTDAMDQIIEQVARQFPRTIGVHSQAQAATFSFASHCRCLGNGFDLSLYQFCGEPQPWLGWVGRIAPEKGLEDAIAAAQETGMPLKILGAMQDAAYWQQLCQSYPHAPVEYLGFLPTTELQQVLRQCRALLVTPRWVEAFGNVAIEALACGVPVIAYRRGGPAEIVKDGKTGWLVEPDSVPGLVAAIAKIDQIDRATCRQQSEAEFSQAAMGDRMEEWFADILGITLRPA, encoded by the coding sequence ATGGGTGCAATTATTTCCCTAGATAGTCCACTCAAACTTTTGTTTGTTTCTACTTCCGTGGGGCCTTTAGGGTCTGGCTTAGGCGGTGGGGTTGAGCTAACGTTGCACAACATTGCTCAAGAACTGATGAGCCGGGGCCACTCGTTGCAGATTCTTGCCCCTACAGGTTCTAGCTTGCGGACGCTGCCGATCATCGAAATTGCCGGAGAGTTGCAGACCACTGCTCAAACTCAGTTGAGAACTGACCCCATCGTGATGCCAGGTGCAGCGGTGCTGGCCAATATGTGGGATTATGCTCGTCGAGTTGTGCCAGATTACGACTTGTTGGTGAATTTTGCCTACGATTGGCTGCCCTTTTACTTAACTCCGTTTTTTCCACGTCCGATCGCGCATTTGGTGAGTATGGGTTCGCTTACCGATGCGATGGACCAAATTATTGAACAAGTAGCAAGGCAATTTCCTCGCACGATCGGAGTACACAGCCAAGCTCAAGCGGCCACGTTTTCCTTTGCAAGCCACTGTCGTTGTTTGGGTAATGGATTTGATTTGTCTCTGTATCAGTTCTGTGGAGAACCCCAGCCTTGGCTAGGGTGGGTTGGGCGAATTGCCCCCGAAAAAGGTTTGGAAGATGCGATCGCGGCGGCTCAAGAGACAGGCATGCCACTGAAGATTTTGGGTGCGATGCAAGATGCTGCCTATTGGCAACAACTTTGTCAAAGCTATCCCCATGCTCCCGTGGAGTACTTGGGTTTCCTCCCAACTACTGAGTTGCAGCAGGTTCTACGGCAATGTCGGGCTTTGCTAGTTACACCCCGCTGGGTGGAAGCCTTTGGCAATGTGGCGATCGAGGCTTTAGCCTGTGGCGTTCCGGTGATTGCCTATCGACGGGGTGGGCCAGCGGAAATCGTGAAAGATGGCAAGACGGGTTGGCTAGTAGAACCCGATAGTGTGCCTGGTTTAGTGGCGGCGATCGCCAAAATTGACCAAATCGATCGGGCGACCTGTCGTCAACAATCTGAGGCGGAGTTTTCACAAGCGGCAATGGGCGATCGCATGGAAGAATGGTTTGCAGACATTCTGGGAATAACACTGAGGCCAGCATGA
- a CDS encoding LD-carboxypeptidase, whose amino-acid sequence MNCQLPPFLKPGDRLRVIAPSGTLRELNAFQQGLEIWRSRGYELELTPGFDARWGYLAGDDLTRRQQLETALKDPDCQGILCARGGYGGARLLEDWHWPPSPSKWLIGFSDITSLLWSLSQQEVSGVHGPLLTTLAAEPDWSVERLFSWVEGRNSLAPLSGQGWGGGQARGILLPANLTVATHLLHTPHQPQLEGVILAFEDVSEAPYRIDRMLTQWRLSGAFQAVRAIALGRFSQCQPPANVPSFSIEEVLRDRLSDLNIPIVSDLPFGHDGPNAALPVGRLVTLDGDQGRLEFE is encoded by the coding sequence ATGAACTGCCAACTTCCACCTTTCCTCAAACCGGGCGATCGCTTGCGGGTGATTGCCCCTAGCGGCACATTGCGAGAATTGAATGCCTTTCAGCAAGGGCTAGAAATTTGGCGATCGCGCGGCTATGAGCTAGAACTCACCCCTGGTTTTGATGCTCGGTGGGGATATTTGGCAGGGGATGATCTGACCCGTCGCCAGCAGCTAGAAACCGCACTGAAAGATCCAGATTGCCAAGGAATTCTTTGTGCCAGAGGCGGTTATGGCGGGGCGCGCCTGCTAGAGGATTGGCATTGGCCGCCGTCACCATCTAAATGGTTGATCGGTTTTTCTGATATCACTAGCTTGCTGTGGAGCCTAAGCCAGCAAGAAGTTTCTGGTGTTCATGGCCCTTTGTTGACCACTTTAGCCGCTGAGCCAGATTGGTCGGTTGAGCGTTTATTTAGCTGGGTGGAAGGACGTAATTCCCTCGCTCCTTTATCAGGGCAGGGTTGGGGAGGTGGACAAGCCAGAGGGATTCTGCTGCCTGCCAATTTGACGGTTGCAACTCACTTGCTGCATACACCGCATCAACCTCAGTTAGAAGGTGTCATCTTAGCCTTCGAGGATGTTTCGGAAGCGCCCTACCGAATTGATCGGATGCTAACGCAATGGCGCTTAAGTGGAGCGTTTCAAGCAGTGCGGGCGATCGCATTGGGGCGCTTTAGCCAATGCCAACCCCCTGCTAATGTGCCCAGCTTTAGCATCGAAGAGGTGTTGCGCGATCGCCTCAGCGACCTTAACATTCCCATTGTTTCTGACTTGCCTTTTGGTCACGATGGCCCCAATGCCGCATTGCCAGTTGGTAGACTCGTCACTTTAGATGGTGATCAAGGACGATTAGAGTTTGAGTAA